The following coding sequences are from one Campylobacter sp. RM16187 window:
- a CDS encoding cation:dicarboxylate symporter family transporter: MKSQKSKFKKIVTSLAFWVVIGIVAGIFVGVTFPDLGVASKPGIDWFIRALKALIGPIIFLTIVSGIIGLESMKELGSIGLKGFIYFEIVSTIALAVGILFGEVLKPGHDMHLDWTTLDPGSIEKYTHIDKDVGSVWSILKSAVPSDPITPFLTSNTLQVLFMAIVTAVAISFLKNDYKKKILKPLEFIQHYVLKLLTVLMLFSPIAAFSAMAFLIGKFGIDSLLGMIELLLVMAAASLFFIFVVLGTICYFAKVNIFKFMRFIAKEVLVVFATSSSETALAPLMQKLERAGIHRGAVGLIIPTGYSFNLDCTNIYLSLSVIFLAQAFGIPLTIEHLIQILIILMVTSKGAVGVTGSGFIVLAGTLAALPSAGIPVVTVAVLLGVDKFMSEMRAVGNLCGNAVGCLIISIWDKKVDIKQFRYALDHPEEFQFRA; encoded by the coding sequence ATAAAATCCCAAAAAAGTAAATTTAAAAAAATCGTTACAAGTCTTGCTTTCTGGGTAGTAATAGGTATTGTGGCCGGTATTTTCGTAGGAGTTACTTTCCCGGATCTCGGCGTGGCCAGCAAGCCCGGGATAGACTGGTTTATAAGAGCCTTAAAAGCTCTAATAGGACCTATTATATTTCTTACCATAGTATCTGGTATTATTGGACTTGAAAGTATGAAAGAGCTTGGCAGCATAGGACTAAAAGGCTTTATCTATTTTGAGATAGTCAGCACCATAGCTCTTGCGGTTGGAATTTTATTTGGCGAGGTATTAAAGCCTGGACACGATATGCATCTGGATTGGACTACCCTAGATCCGGGAAGCATAGAAAAATATACGCATATTGATAAGGATGTAGGATCTGTGTGGTCAATCCTAAAAAGTGCGGTACCAAGCGATCCCATCACGCCATTTCTTACTTCGAATACATTACAAGTGCTTTTTATGGCTATAGTTACTGCGGTCGCTATTTCATTTTTAAAGAATGATTATAAAAAGAAAATTTTAAAACCACTTGAGTTTATTCAGCATTACGTATTAAAACTTCTTACCGTACTAATGCTTTTTAGCCCTATTGCCGCGTTTTCTGCAATGGCGTTTTTGATAGGCAAATTTGGTATAGATTCGCTTTTAGGAATGATAGAGCTTCTACTTGTAATGGCCGCTGCTAGCTTATTTTTTATTTTTGTAGTTCTTGGCACCATATGCTATTTTGCCAAAGTTAATATATTTAAATTTATGCGCTTTATCGCAAAAGAAGTTTTGGTAGTATTTGCGACAAGCTCCTCTGAAACCGCCCTAGCTCCACTTATGCAAAAGCTGGAAAGAGCCGGTATACATAGAGGCGCAGTAGGACTTATAATACCCACAGGATACTCTTTTAATCTTGATTGCACTAATATCTACTTAAGTCTTAGCGTAATATTTTTAGCTCAAGCATTTGGTATCCCTTTAACTATTGAGCACTTAATACAAATTTTAATTATACTAATGGTTACAAGCAAGGGCGCAGTAGGAGTTACCGGATCAGGGTTTATAGTTCTAGCAGGTACGCTAGCAGCCCTGCCTAGTGCCGGGATACCTGTTGTTACAGTAGCAGTACTACTAGGGGTGGATAAATTTATGTCGGAGATGAGAGCGGTAGGAAATCTGTGCGGCAATGCGGTTGGATGCCTCATTATCTCTATCTGGGATAAAAAAGTCGATATAAAACAGTTTCGCTACGCATTAGATCATCCGGAAGAATTTCAATTTCGTGCCTAG
- a CDS encoding dicarboxylate/amino acid:cation symporter translates to MVESKKGILNFYFKSNLLVRILIGLILGAIFGMIFQNATSAIEILKPFGDVFIRLLKMIMIPVIVCTLIVGASSISPAHLGKVGVKIIAFYMATSLCAIVIGLFVGSVLQPGIGLELAHIAGVAKEAKSPGLVEILLNIIPTNPFGSIANAEVLPTICFCLFFGIALAFCKDSESQAVRNAADNVYLFFEGMSSVMFKVVGWVMQYAPIGVFALIFIVFSKSGAEAFGPLANVTLSLYIGLALQISLVYCVACLFVGLNPLIFIRKVRPPMITAFVTRSSGATLPVSMETAEKDMGVPRSIYGFTLPVGATINMDGTTIYLGVCAIFIANVVGMPLDFAQQLTVVITALLASIGTAGVPGAGAIMLLMVLESVGLKVEAGSVIAIAYGMILGIDAILDMGRTSMNVVGDMMGAVFVAKSERELDEEIWNS, encoded by the coding sequence ATGGTTGAGTCAAAAAAAGGTATTTTGAATTTTTACTTCAAAAGTAATTTGTTGGTTAGAATTTTAATAGGTCTTATTTTGGGTGCTATATTTGGTATGATATTCCAAAATGCTACAAGCGCGATAGAGATCTTAAAGCCTTTCGGGGATGTTTTTATAAGGCTTTTAAAGATGATTATGATCCCTGTTATAGTCTGTACCTTGATAGTAGGTGCTAGCAGTATTTCTCCTGCACATCTTGGAAAGGTTGGCGTCAAAATTATTGCATTTTATATGGCGACTTCACTTTGCGCAATAGTAATCGGGCTTTTTGTGGGTTCTGTTTTGCAGCCTGGAATAGGGCTTGAGTTGGCTCATATCGCAGGAGTAGCCAAAGAGGCCAAATCCCCAGGATTGGTTGAAATTTTATTAAATATCATTCCTACTAACCCATTTGGCTCTATAGCGAATGCAGAGGTTTTGCCGACTATCTGTTTTTGTCTATTCTTTGGAATTGCTTTGGCTTTTTGCAAAGATAGTGAAAGTCAGGCTGTAAGAAATGCGGCTGATAATGTTTATCTGTTTTTTGAGGGTATGAGTAGCGTGATGTTTAAAGTTGTTGGTTGGGTCATGCAGTATGCCCCTATTGGCGTATTTGCACTTATTTTTATAGTTTTTTCAAAAAGCGGAGCAGAGGCGTTTGGGCCTTTAGCTAATGTAACTTTGAGCCTATATATAGGACTTGCTTTACAAATTTCATTGGTTTATTGTGTGGCATGTCTGTTTGTTGGATTAAATCCTCTTATATTTATAAGAAAAGTGCGTCCGCCTATGATTACAGCCTTTGTTACGCGCTCTTCCGGAGCTACTCTGCCTGTTTCCATGGAGACTGCCGAAAAGGATATGGGAGTGCCTAGGAGTATTTATGGCTTTACTTTGCCAGTTGGTGCGACTATAAATATGGATGGTACAACCATATATTTAGGAGTTTGTGCGATATTTATCGCAAATGTCGTAGGTATGCCGCTTGATTTCGCTCAGCAGCTAACCGTAGTAATAACTGCATTATTGGCCTCCATAGGAACTGCTGGAGTGCCGGGAGCAGGAGCTATAATGCTCCTTATGGTTCTTGAATCAGTGGGCTTAAAGGTGGAGGCTGGCAGTGTGATAGCCATAGCTTACGGTATGATTTTGGGCATTGATGCTATACTTGATATGGGAAGAACATCTATGAATGTTGTTGGAGATATGATGGGTGCGGTTTTTGTGGCTAAAAGTGAACGCGAGCTAGATGAGGAGATTTGGAATAGCTAA
- the pepT gene encoding peptidase T yields the protein MDIVERFLRYTKINTTTNREAGAAGIMPSNPVEMELAKLLENELKELGLKDIKRRENSITTAILPSNSSKKLPSVAFFAHLDTSAEQKNDTKAQIVSYKGGDITLNKELNIVMKESEFPELKNYVGDDIIVTDGTSLLGADDKAAIASIMNALQFFVQNPDVEHGDVVACFLPDEEQGLRGAKALNISEINTDFGYCLDCCGIGEFIYENWNAGDAAVTFIGQSAHPMNAKGKLINSLLMAHKFISMLPGGEAPEYTENREGYYWVKELSGNSAKTVLKLDVREFNDKKYSERMQFLQDLTDSCNKIWGAGRVSIKLSDRYKNVYNYLTEGENSLPIVAAKKAYESLGITPKVIPMRGGYDGSVISEKGIPCPNIFTGAHNFHSIYEYLPVKSLHASSNVVKEIIKNLAK from the coding sequence ATGGATATAGTCGAAAGATTTTTGCGATATACAAAAATCAACACAACTACAAATAGAGAGGCTGGAGCTGCTGGCATAATGCCTTCAAATCCTGTTGAAATGGAGCTTGCAAAGCTTCTTGAAAACGAGCTAAAAGAGCTTGGACTAAAAGATATAAAAAGGCGCGAGAATAGCATAACAACTGCTATTTTGCCTTCAAATTCAAGCAAAAAGCTTCCATCGGTTGCATTTTTTGCACACCTTGATACAAGCGCGGAGCAAAAAAACGATACTAAAGCTCAAATAGTAAGCTACAAAGGCGGAGATATAACTCTAAATAAAGAGCTAAATATCGTAATGAAAGAAAGTGAATTTCCAGAACTTAAAAACTATGTAGGCGATGATATAATAGTAACCGATGGCACTAGCTTGCTTGGGGCGGATGATAAAGCTGCAATAGCAAGCATTATGAATGCTTTGCAATTTTTTGTGCAAAATCCGGATGTTGAGCACGGCGATGTAGTGGCTTGCTTTTTGCCTGATGAAGAGCAAGGGCTTAGAGGAGCTAAGGCACTAAATATAAGCGAGATAAACACAGATTTTGGTTACTGTTTGGATTGCTGTGGCATAGGAGAGTTTATATATGAAAACTGGAATGCGGGCGATGCGGCAGTTACTTTTATAGGACAATCCGCTCATCCAATGAATGCAAAAGGTAAACTTATAAATTCACTTCTTATGGCACATAAATTTATCTCTATGCTTCCTGGTGGAGAGGCCCCCGAGTATACCGAAAATAGAGAGGGATACTACTGGGTAAAAGAGCTTAGCGGAAATAGTGCAAAGACTGTTTTAAAACTTGATGTAAGAGAATTTAATGATAAAAAATATTCCGAGAGAATGCAATTTTTACAAGATTTAACAGACTCTTGCAATAAAATTTGGGGTGCCGGCAGAGTAAGTATAAAACTTTCCGATAGATACAAAAATGTTTACAACTATCTTACAGAAGGCGAAAATAGTCTTCCTATAGTGGCTGCCAAAAAAGCTTATGAAAGCTTAGGTATCACACCAAAAGTTATCCCTATGAGAGGCGGATATGACGGATCGGTAATATCCGAAAAAGGAATTCCTTGCCCAAATATCTTTACAGGCGCCCACAACTTCCACTCAATATATGAATACCTGCCGGTTAAATCTCTTCATGCTTCAAGCAACGTTGTTAAAGAGATAATAAAAAATTTAGCAAAATAA
- the dcuC gene encoding C4-dicarboxylate transporter DcuC has protein sequence MATLKLICAVLGLVAVIYLLIKKRETKTVLIGVGLVLCVVCLTPLDALAQFTKSMTSAGLIKAICASMGFAYVMKVTKCDQHLVTLLTKPMKNIGFLLVPLTFVITFFVNIAIPSAAGCSAAVGATMIPLLMASGVRPAMAGAAVFAGTFGGVLSPGSAHNAFVSEMAKVTIPDVIKVQFPNAMAAFIVVLVILSVTAILFKDYQKGQDFSQKIGDGAAAEPIKVNVLFALMPLVPLIILVIGGTDLHKISFLTWTKMGVAEAMLLGAILAVFVTWTSPEKITTEFFKGMGSAYAEVIGIIIAAGVFVAGLRACGAIDAITDVLKHSEEFVRLGGTFIPYLMAVVTGSGDAATMAFNGAITVHAQDLGFEQTKLGMAAAIAGALGRSSSPIAGAAIVCAGLAMVSPIEIAKRTAPAMAIAVVVIAFFML, from the coding sequence ATGGCTACTTTAAAGCTAATATGTGCCGTTTTAGGCTTAGTTGCAGTTATATATCTGCTTATTAAAAAAAGAGAGACCAAAACCGTCCTTATAGGTGTCGGTTTGGTGCTTTGCGTGGTTTGCCTTACTCCTCTTGATGCTCTTGCTCAGTTTACGAAGTCAATGACTTCCGCAGGACTTATCAAGGCTATTTGTGCGAGTATGGGTTTTGCTTATGTTATGAAAGTCACTAAGTGCGATCAGCACCTTGTTACTTTGCTTACAAAACCTATGAAAAATATAGGATTTTTACTTGTTCCTCTCACATTCGTGATTACATTTTTTGTTAACATAGCTATCCCTTCCGCTGCAGGTTGTTCTGCTGCTGTTGGTGCCACTATGATACCTCTTCTTATGGCTTCTGGTGTTCGACCTGCTATGGCCGGTGCTGCTGTATTTGCAGGAACATTCGGCGGAGTTTTAAGCCCTGGTTCAGCACACAACGCCTTTGTTTCAGAGATGGCAAAAGTAACCATACCTGACGTTATTAAAGTTCAATTTCCAAACGCTATGGCGGCATTTATAGTTGTTTTAGTTATTTTAAGTGTTACTGCTATCTTGTTTAAAGATTACCAAAAGGGTCAAGATTTCTCACAAAAAATTGGAGACGGGGCTGCAGCAGAGCCTATTAAAGTAAATGTTTTATTTGCTCTTATGCCTTTAGTGCCACTTATCATTCTTGTTATAGGCGGAACCGATCTACATAAGATTTCATTTTTAACTTGGACTAAGATGGGTGTTGCTGAAGCTATGTTGCTTGGTGCGATTTTAGCTGTATTTGTAACATGGACAAGTCCAGAAAAGATTACTACAGAGTTTTTTAAGGGTATGGGAAGCGCATATGCTGAAGTTATCGGTATCATCATCGCTGCGGGCGTTTTCGTTGCAGGTCTTAGAGCGTGCGGTGCGATAGATGCGATAACAGATGTTTTAAAACACTCAGAAGAGTTCGTAAGACTGGGCGGAACGTTTATACCATATCTTATGGCTGTAGTTACGGGATCCGGAGATGCCGCTACTATGGCGTTTAACGGTGCCATAACAGTACATGCTCAAGATCTTGGTTTTGAGCAAACTAAACTTGGTATGGCTGCTGCTATTGCAGGTGCTCTTGGTCGTTCGTCATCTCCAATTGCCGGTGCCGCTATCGTTTGTGCCGGTCTTGCTATGGTAAGCCCTATCGAGATTGCAAAAAGAACCGCTCCGGCTATGGCTATAGCCGTTGTTGTCATAGCATTCTTTATGCTTTAA
- the pepE gene encoding dipeptidase PepE, protein MKKALLLSSSGYKDTGYLNHCRPWINEFLTEHGVCDEEVLFIPYAGVRRTNDEYELKVQDCLQNKNIKSIHRFNDPKQAVKNAKAISIGGGNTFVLLYYLYKYDLVDAIREKVEVGTPYFGWSAGANVAGSTIMTTNDMPIIMPKLFDALNIFPHQINPHFISGKIAGHNGESREERLEEFLIVNQDSIIYALPEGVGLKISGNSAKILGNDAVLKMRYKKDTESIAVGDSFTF, encoded by the coding sequence ATGAAAAAAGCTTTGCTTTTAAGCAGTTCAGGATACAAGGATACAGGGTACTTGAACCACTGCAGGCCTTGGATTAACGAGTTTTTGACAGAGCATGGAGTTTGCGATGAGGAGGTACTCTTTATCCCTTATGCGGGAGTTAGACGCACAAACGATGAATATGAGCTTAAGGTTCAAGATTGCCTCCAAAATAAAAATATAAAATCAATTCATAGATTTAACGATCCAAAACAGGCTGTAAAGAATGCTAAAGCAATATCAATAGGAGGGGGGAACACCTTTGTTTTGCTTTATTATCTATATAAATATGATTTAGTTGATGCAATAAGAGAGAAGGTTGAGGTCGGAACTCCGTATTTTGGCTGGTCTGCTGGTGCAAACGTAGCTGGAAGTACTATTATGACAACAAACGATATGCCTATTATAATGCCAAAACTTTTTGATGCGCTAAATATCTTCCCTCATCAAATTAACCCTCATTTTATAAGCGGAAAGATAGCCGGTCATAATGGAGAGAGCAGAGAAGAGAGATTGGAAGAATTTTTAATAGTAAATCAAGATAGCATAATCTATGCTCTTCCTGAAGGAGTTGGATTAAAGATATCAGGCAATAGTGCAAAAATACTAGGAAATGATGCGGTTTTAAAAATGCGCTACAAAAAAGATACAGAAAGTATCGCAGTGGGAGATAGTTTTACATTTTAG
- a CDS encoding PepSY domain-containing protein: MMMLRLFHRYFGLAFTWIIFFIFFSGTLAYYKDDITLFMQPEYYKINYKNSEYLDTSLEYLKEHHPNSDIWRITPPSEFTPYITISWHDDVRVREHRRNRKIVKIDPDTSEIIRGRSTYGGGFLSALHYDLWFINRVTAREIIGYITIAMLFVLLSGIMIHKRILKDFFKFRQKSFWMDSHILASVSGFVIFLMLSVSGLYLVERFMLKGIYSEVANQNKASMQQDFTAKAKARNEERKRQRALAKAMAEQNLTIKKDDEVSKNLVKQNVKSNDMKPLVMQNLSQNKEINITEQSLSKMRDQFGKSKEFMANMMARKAKFMPTTDQVKSIVDKHSNENFESIVIQRSMQGTAHIQLNFVPSKPFTEKGLSFEAKVFDAVSGEKLEEVFEREVPRANLVMLFMRIFHVGGFGGELVRFVFFVFGCLGLIMCASGAYLWSQKQHSKVAIYMIKVFNNAFFIGLFTALGIYLLANQLIPYENEFRYEYEVYAFFTAFAFISLIGAIFVKKYGYSLSSVITSVVFAVVFIVSIANGSFVNFEIFKISLACLFVSLVFVWLSLRFIKEKA, from the coding sequence ATGATGATGCTTCGACTCTTTCATAGATATTTTGGACTTGCCTTTACATGGATAATATTTTTTATATTTTTTAGTGGAACCTTGGCTTATTATAAAGATGATATAACTTTGTTTATGCAGCCTGAATATTATAAGATAAATTACAAAAATAGTGAATATCTGGATACTTCGCTTGAATATCTTAAAGAACACCATCCAAATTCCGATATTTGGAGGATAACACCGCCTAGTGAATTTACCCCTTACATAACCATATCCTGGCATGATGACGTAAGAGTTAGAGAGCATAGAAGAAACCGAAAAATAGTCAAGATAGATCCGGACACATCTGAGATTATAAGAGGCAGAAGCACTTACGGCGGAGGTTTTTTGAGCGCGCTTCATTATGATTTGTGGTTTATAAATCGAGTAACTGCACGCGAAATAATCGGCTATATAACCATAGCTATGCTTTTTGTTTTATTGTCTGGCATTATGATACATAAGAGAATTTTAAAGGATTTTTTCAAATTTAGACAAAAGTCCTTTTGGATGGATTCTCATATTCTAGCTAGTGTTAGTGGGTTTGTGATATTTTTAATGCTTAGCGTTTCAGGCCTTTATCTGGTCGAGAGGTTTATGCTAAAGGGTATATATTCTGAAGTAGCTAATCAAAATAAGGCGAGTATGCAACAAGATTTTACTGCCAAGGCTAAGGCTAGAAACGAGGAGCGCAAAAGACAAAGGGCTCTTGCAAAGGCGATGGCTGAGCAAAACTTAACTATTAAAAAAGATGATGAAGTATCTAAAAATTTAGTTAAGCAGAATGTAAAATCAAATGATATGAAGCCTTTGGTAATGCAAAATTTATCTCAAAATAAAGAGATAAATATCACTGAGCAATCTTTATCAAAAATGAGAGATCAGTTTGGCAAAAGTAAGGAATTTATGGCTAATATGATGGCAAGAAAAGCTAAATTTATGCCTACTACCGATCAAGTTAAAAGTATTGTAGATAAACATTCAAATGAAAATTTTGAGAGTATAGTTATTCAAAGAAGTATGCAGGGCACAGCTCATATACAGCTAAATTTTGTGCCTAGTAAGCCATTTACCGAAAAAGGCCTAAGCTTTGAAGCTAAAGTTTTCGATGCCGTAAGCGGAGAAAAGCTTGAGGAGGTTTTTGAAAGAGAGGTTCCTAGGGCAAATCTTGTAATGCTGTTTATGAGAATTTTTCATGTAGGCGGCTTTGGTGGAGAGCTGGTTAGATTTGTATTTTTTGTATTTGGCTGTCTTGGGCTTATTATGTGCGCCTCAGGAGCTTATTTGTGGAGTCAAAAGCAGCACTCTAAAGTCGCAATATATATGATAAAAGTATTTAATAATGCGTTTTTTATAGGGCTATTTACTGCTCTTGGCATTTATTTACTTGCAAATCAGCTAATACCTTATGAAAATGAGTTTAGGTACGAATATGAAGTTTATGCCTTTTTTACCGCTTTTGCGTTTATTTCATTGATCGGCGCAATTTTTGTCAAAAAATATGGATACTCTTTAAGTTCTGTTATAACTTCTGTGGTTTTTGCTGTTGTTTTTATAGTCTCTATAGCAAATGGTTCTTTCGTAAATTTTGAAATTTTTAAGATTTCGCTTGCTTGTCTCTTTGTTTCTCTTGTCTTTGTGTGGCTTAGTCTTAGATTTATAAAGGAGAAAGCATGA
- the hutX gene encoding heme utilization cystosolic carrier protein HutX, giving the protein MKEKVKSLIEKNPKISLGEIGKELGLKEMDVLLNLPCEFCRVADGAKFDEIIGEIGSWGEVLFVKNTPSFIIEFKTKIPSGQHAQGYYNFSMKESNFGGHLKASDIDKIFFVTQTFMGMLSKSVQFYDKNGENIFKIYVARDKERNLLKNQESAFEELKTRI; this is encoded by the coding sequence ATGAAAGAAAAAGTAAAATCTCTAATCGAGAAAAATCCAAAAATTTCACTAGGTGAAATAGGTAAAGAGCTTGGGCTAAAAGAGATGGATGTGCTTTTAAACCTGCCTTGTGAGTTTTGCAGAGTTGCCGATGGGGCTAAATTTGACGAGATCATCGGTGAGATAGGCAGCTGGGGTGAAGTGCTTTTTGTTAAAAACACTCCATCGTTTATCATAGAGTTTAAAACCAAAATTCCAAGCGGACAGCACGCTCAAGGGTATTATAACTTCAGCATGAAAGAGTCAAATTTCGGCGGACACCTAAAGGCAAGCGATATAGATAAGATCTTTTTTGTAACTCAAACGTTCATGGGAATGCTCTCAAAATCGGTGCAGTTTTATGATAAAAATGGAGAAAATATTTTTAAAATCTATGTAGCGAGAGATAAAGAGAGGAATCTTTTAAAAAATCAAGAAAGTGCTTTCGAGGAGTTAAAAACTAGAATATAA
- a CDS encoding type II toxin-antitoxin system RelE family toxin yields the protein MKVNFSKNALKELKKLDNSVSIKILKKLKEIEGLDNLLLISVHFVLIIII from the coding sequence ATGAAAGTAAATTTCAGTAAAAATGCGTTAAAAGAGCTTAAGAAATTAGATAATAGTGTTAGCATTAAAATACTTAAAAAACTAAAAGAGATAGAAGGCTTAGATAATCTTCTTTTAATATCAGTTCATTTTGTGTTGATAATTATTATCTAA